cccgcccacattttaccgcagaggcttctgttgctgtctatcaagtatagccacgccccctggctctgccaactttaacgatttctttaaaattcagtattgatttattttaagatcagccacctgatctctcattctgaccatgaaaactaacgggaaaaaaatcctgagctgtagaacatcactctatcaaattttattttttccaaaaatgaattggggtctatggagcaaaagctttttggagccaaccctagcggacggcgtgatattgcaagtttttgacacttccgggttggcttcaattctggagccagatgctacgtccactttatatacagtctatggtctctccacctcatcctccaatgtgttcattgtgattccaaccacagagcagcttttctaatcagtttgttcagacgccttgcatccttctgttttatactgcctccccagcagactgcagcataaaacaggacacttgctaccacagactgataaaacatctgcagcgtcttactgcagatgtctagtgatcaaagtcttctgaggcaataaagttggctctggccctttttgtagatgaagtctacgtttgtagaccagtccaacttattatcaaggtggacacctaaatatttctatgatgtcaccatctcgatgtccacgccacaagtgttcactggaagaagagggggtttggatctgcggaaatctatgatcatttcctttgaggcgttgagtagcaggaagtttttgtgactccagtcactgatggcacttatcagatctctgtgtTCAGCTTCATGCCCATTTCTGATACATAAATAATGATATAATAAAGGTTATGTACACCTTTCACATGTGCAGATATAAAATGGTAAATTTGCATATACTGTAGATATATACCCAACTGTGGATCACAAGCTGCTTAGAATTTtagaaaaactacatttttgttgttttgctcacATGTTAAAACCTATTTTAGCATTTGTCACAGTTTTTCTATCTTCAtatgtgtagttttttttttcttgattatgATTCCCTTGATTGTGCACTAATGAAACAGTGTAAATGTAGAGCTGATTTTTTGCATATCAATGTAACATTTGTGAATATGCTGTGTGGGTGTGATAGTGAGAAGCCGGGCAGCTGGATGCCAACGGGGTTACAAATGCTCGAGTTCCCCAGAGTTCAGCCATGAGCAGATGCATGTTGTCATAGCAATAAGTGCTGTGTGCTTATACAGTGGGATCCTTCGGAGAATAATATCCAGCTGTTAATAATTCAGATCAGTTTCATTATGTGTTATATGGCTTTATAAAGCAGGGAACTAAACATAAAGTGCCATTTTGTTCCTACATGTGACATTTATCTGATAATAAATTGCATTTAGAGGCTGTTTGGTGGTTTGCTGGGGTGTTTCTTTCTTGCTGCCTTCATGCAGGCAGCAGGTGGTTTatctttattgttatttttctctcCTGAAGACTCCTTaacctctcctcctcccacGCAGACCTCCCAGGCGCTCAGCTCAGCCGGAGGCACACGGAAAAAAGCGTAAAGAGCTCCGTAGTAAACCGGGAGTGACGATGAGGATGATGAGGGGAGATACGGTGTGTGGGCATCGCTGCTTCATTACCGGCTACGTGGACGAGAGGAAGGCATCCACATGACGGCGTGAGCATCCAAGTGAGTGAGATTTTATTCGTAATTAATCAGTCATTCTGGATGATAAAGCAACTAAGACGGCTTTTGTGAGGTTTGAGTGGAAGTTGTGTTGAAGATTGAGTGaagtttcagtctgtgttttgcaGCATCTTCAGGGAGAAAATCAAAGGAATCAGCTCCTGATGACAAACTGACAccagcagagacagaaacagaatatCTGAGCTTTTATTTAGTCTTTTCAATCCAATTTAATGTAGCTGATCcagtttttaacaaaaaattgcaacaaaagaaaatgatgcacgtgtaaggaaacctgttcatttatttcctttatttcaCTGCAGCAAACTTTCCTGTAAAATTCTGTCAGCTGTGGTCTTTACTGTGCTTACTATTGTTACAAAACTGTTTATTAATATAAAATTGCTCaaagtacagtaaaatatgAGGTTTTTAACACCGAGGCTAGACTTTGCACTAATAGACTGCTTTTATCTTGTGTTGCAACATTTCCAtcattgaaaatgtagaaaaaaaacagctgtgaaGTGTTGACATTTTACATAGATtacaatatttaatatttatggcGCGGAATTGACGACTACCGATTGTGTttgatatttaaaaatgcaaacaacagTAAATAACACCTAAAACAATACAGGATAAGGTAAATTACATtcactatctatctatctgtctgtccgtccgtcccgccgtctgtctatctgtctgtctgtggtggTTGATCAAAATTtatgcctttttaaaaatatagaaaattcagaagattgattttatttgatttaaaagattttttcaaCAGTTAGAATGTGTTAGCCTGCCTACATTTAAAAGCACAgacaaaattttcagggaaaaacGCTGTGATTTTACGGCTCTTCACAGGGGATGTAGCTCAGTGGTAGAGCGCTTGCTTTGCATGTATGAGGTCCTGGGTTCAATCCCCAGCATCTCCATGGTTTATATTACATGTTGGTCTgcagaaagattaaaaacacacagaggaagaTGGTAAACACTCTGCATGTCAACGGTCTCAGGGCTGTGTAACGCCACACTctggttttaaagaaattgATTTGGGATTATtaaatcttatcttatcttatagtATCGTATCATATCTTATTTACTGCTGAATTATATtggttttcctcttttttttgcactgtataATGGataatgttgtttttactgacatatCAACCCTTAATATTTAAAGTCTCCAATGTCTGGCAGCAAATACCAAATATTTACTCATCACAGGCTGTAAAACATGTCGAGTAAAACTGACCCACTTGTCTAGAATTAACGCAGCACCTCTTTGAATCGATAGGTTTTAGTTTAGATGTCGGTTTTGTCTAAAATTGTTACTGTACAAATGCTGTTTGGTGCAATATCACTGGACAGAGATGGAAAGTTGATGGTCGGATTTGACTTTCGTGGGCTTGAAGTGCAaaaggttgtgtgtgtgtgtgtgtgtgtgtgtgtgtgtgtgtgtgtgtgtgtgttcttgtacttgctacatggtgaggaccattttctgcatttaactatcaaagtgaggacatttttacaaagtgaggacattctggccggtcctcactttgaaacagccatgtttgagggtgaagacttgtttttagagaacaggtatgaattgaggtttggttagggttagggtaaggattaagtttaggaaatcagttgtgatggttaaggttagagtaaggctctaggaaatgcattacgcctatggatgtcctcactaagatagaagtacaaacatgtgtgtgtgtgtgtgtgtgtgtgtgtgtgtgtgtgtgtgtgtgtgtgtgtgtgtgtgtgtgtgtgtgtgtgtgtgtgtgtgtgtgtgtgtgtgtgtgtgtgtgtgtgtgtgtgtgtggaggcgTGAGAAGGTCAGATCATGTGTGAGGCCTTTTCATGTCCGTCTGTTTATGAGAGCTGAGCTGAGGCGTCCCGTCATTGCGCCGCTTAGCTCCAGACGCTCAGACAAACAGAGTCGAAGCTCAGGGTCGACTTCATCGGACTGTTTGACACAGACTGTTGTCACCATGAGTGGTGAGTAGTGGTGGCTTAGTGTCTTCTTCTGTCTCTGCCAGACTTTGATATTTGCTTTTAATTCTCAGTTTTGTTGAGAAGTGGTTGGGATTGTCGTCCGTATAGACATCAGCATGCAGCCAGTCgaggctcttattttgaaaaaggcatttttttgcaggttactttaaaatatgaaaagctATACCATAATAGTAACAATGCTGACTGTGTACAGCAGCCTGAGATGGGATCCTTGTGCCCCAGTGTGGGTCTGAAGTGGATTCCAGTTGAGgtgtgaaatgtgttctgtcCTATGAGCTGCTCCTCTACAGGACTGTGGAGTTCACTGTCTGGTGTTTCTGTCAGATTTCTTCCCAGATCTGTTATCGTCAAAGCGTGCTTCATTGTTTATGTGTGTAGAAGTggaatatttttgttaaattttgtgtGTTATTAGATAAAAATGCCTCCTCAGAGTTACAAATACTTCACATTACTATTAAAGTTCTTATTTCCTCGCTGTTAGCTGAAAGTTTCTGAGTCATACTTGGTGGCGTTGGATGAAAAAGTAGGTTTCAACTTTGAAAAGACACCAACAAACCCAAATTCAGACATTGTCATCATCTAATTAAATTGCCGTCAGAATAAACAGCGACAGGCAGATTCTTTCAGTCTACCTTCCCTAAATGATTCCTCTCCTGTTGACTTGTGTTTAAATTTACCACAAAAGCTCTTCTGAGCTGCTGTGTGACGTTTAACATAAAActggacagtggagagagagctCAATAAAAGGAGAGCAACTGGAGCAGTTCTTCAATAACATCTTTAAGTATCATTAACGAAATAAAGCTGTATTTAATGGTGCATTAGTAATAGTGTAGTAGAAATATTCCTAAATGCAGATGGCTGTTTGAGTCATAATCATTTAATTCTTATCAGTTTTAGCTGACTGAGAGACAGACTCAGCAGCAGTGTGAGGTTTAGCAGCTGATGTCTTTCACAGTTtaattctgtttcttttttctgtcagagtTTTGTTTACTGAACTCTACGAATGAACACGTCAGTCAGTTCAGTGCTGATGTAAAACCGTAGAAACTGAGAATAGAAAACTTTATGATTTAGTTCATTTGCCTTCTTCCTCAACTTCCTTCTTCCGTTTAACTCTCAGGAAGAGTGAAAAAGGATCATCAGTTCTCTCTAAGGTCCTCCAGAATGTGGTTCtgcttttgcatttgttcagcTGTTAAATTTTGGTCCTtcagttacacacacacaaattaaaataaataaaaatactgtgaaaaacactggAAGTTTTGGAGCataagtggaagaaaaagttttcaaaaaccataaaaaatgtgaaaaaataaaataataataataacaattacataataataataataataataatatttttagctgatttaactTGCTGACATGGTGTACAATTTGGGGCTGTGTTTTAAggttaaaatataaattaatgcTTTCACACTCCTttgattttactatttattataTACATTGTTTTGCCAACatgtaaattcatttttttcatattttataactaatattattaagaaaattTGTAAAGTAACAGTTAAAAGATATTTACGGTTTTTCAATTAATATAGATAATTCAAagaatggcaaatatctgtaaaatactaacatttttgttgatttatagTAATTCTAACTTCTGTAATTTTAGAATTTATTATCTGCAAATTAACAAAACAATGGACATATGTAAAGTAACAGTtgaaaactttatttctaaataAATGACTATATGCATAATTTTTAGCTTGAATCCCAGCAAATACctgtaaaacaacaatattttttattcatctaaatacaacaaaaagcaaTATAATTTTAGTCAGATGTtgtagaaaaaaagcacattttatatcaggtttttccctgtttttatagttaaaaattagtttaaatttattttaaattactgCTTTCATGCTTCTTTGATTTTACCGtttattttaacagtaatttaacaaaacatgggACATATGTAAAGTAACaggaaattattttctttttaattacaGCAAATGTCTGTAAGATGAcagcattttttgttgatttttgaagGGAACAAATTGGTAATTgtaaaaatccagatttttgatgtggacattattgaCAGGTTTAACCTCTTTTTGTACATTTGACATCTAGATTATTACATTTCTTGTGATTTTtgctagatattatctgtaatttaaggaaaatctacaaaataacagtaattttttttttcaaataattacCGTTATGACCTGCTGAAAAGAATAGTTTTCAGTGTACATGGCCACATTTATGAGCATTAAGTGTGAAGAACTGATTATTGTGACagtacagttaaaaaaaaaaaaagacattatcGAGGGTCGTCCCACCGCTGCTTCACAATGGCTTCTTTACAATGCATGTATGTGGGATGGATAGATAAATGTgaacaacagacaaaagaaaatcaatacaaagaGAGATGCAGCCTTCAGAGATGAAGCCTTCGTcctcagaggaggaaaaaaaaacagtgaaggtGTGAGAGCTGCTGGTGGTTGTATGGGGTGTAAATGCAGTGTTGTTCTTTAAGACTGTTTGCGGAGGGAGGTtcagaggaaacactgcagcCCGGACAGATAAGGAGAAGTGAGACCAACAGCCACGTGCTGCTCACACAACACAGGCAGCCGAAACACGGTAAGAATCTTCAAAACGCACAaagtttcctcacagctctTTTCTATTCAGACCCATTAAAATCATCACAGTGGAGCTTCACAAAGTCGTTTTATTCTTGGCTTTAGTCCAAAACAGGCAGTTAAATCCAGCTTTAGGTGGAATTAGGGAACCAGAACTGCTCTTGTAGCTTTCCACATATTCAAAGTCATGTTCACTTTGTATTAACGGCAAATATCTTGTTTATATTCTGTTCTGATAATAACCGGTTTCATTGTTTTCTCAGAGGCTATTTCTATTCTCATAACACTAAATTAGTTTTATATGATATGAGGGCATTAAGAAGTGTTTGTCTAATATCAAGTGGTTTCATTACTTATTTTATTACAGTTACAGTTGAGCTGAGAAATGAGATGTTTGCATTGTTGCTGAGGAGTAAACTCAACGTCATTTATGACTTAATAACTGGTTCAGGTGATTTCCAACACGCTCCGGCAAATTTCCCTGTAAAGTTGAACCAAGTTGCTGTTATTGTACGGTATTTTCACGGTGTTGCTACTGTAATTTACCTAAGCTGTTAATTACTCTATAATTTATGTATTACATGTGGTTTAATGTTTAATCTTTTCACTGGGATCAACATCAGCCGTATTAAATCCCATTAGACTGTATTAACACTGCTGTGAAGAGCAAAAAACATAATGCATATATCCCTACTTTACTTACATGGTTAATTGTATAATAAATGAAAGTCCTCTATatgcagggccggccctaggactttggtggccctaagcaagattttttttgtggccccaaaacatgcacagggcaactaccaaatcacgtgcacagcttgtaattgggttaaaacacacatgcacatgattaacagcaaatatttattttttaaaaaatgtacagaCAATTACCAATAAGtgttcaaaataatagaaaaaaaataagttaacaTATTTAACCTGTTGCGCTTCAGTGTACTGccagcggtacacctactaatttgcataggaatttaaagaatgtccgaaggctgcaaatgcgattatacaaacactatacgccaatggaaagcttagattctcatgaatccaccggtataaaccactttcagaagTGATTACCACATTTTACCACATATTaccgggtaatataaacacatttgtccaacaaacaacgaatatccatccatccgttctctatacacggcttcaacgcacacagcgcgactcacatttccgggttcattattacacacagatgaaaatattccacaaaaaacggccataatccaaccttggacatccagacgacacaagccagtaaactattttgtccaaaacatgtcctgaagtcggtatatttaccaagaataggtcgttttcaaggaaatgcacctcgcgatgcgcgtccaatattccctgtatgtctcgtcatattttttatttacaaatagaatattagcaatttttgtactgaaaacggctgaaattgactgcagcttaaagggttaaactgtAAAagcgaatcacacacttattgtggtgtggccccctctagtggatgtggctataaacaacagcacagagtgtttatgccagcggccggccctgtcTATAGTAGAATGTGAGGTTTGACTAGACTTTACAATAACGTGTTTTTGACTATAAAAAAGCttcagattttacagtttttcactaTATTTTAGTAGAGCAGTACACTACTGTTTGAATCTGGCTGTATTTCTACAGAATTGCTGCTGTAATTTACttaaaactgcattgttgaTTGAAGTGCTATACAGTTAAATATGAGCTTTACTGTTTAGTGCTGTAACTTTCCAATAATATTCTGTGGTTTTGGTTTTGCAGCTGTAATCAACATTAACTGTAACTTACAACATTTTCACTACTGTTAGAATTTGGTTGTATTTTCCTATTATAATTCATTTTAAGTGCATTATTGATTAtagtattttacagttaaatgtgCTGTTTACTGTGAGTAGACTTTCCAGTAATATATTGTatttagaatcagaatcagaatcagagaatttattgtcattgcacactttagtATACAACGAAATTAcatttgagctgccctgccaatggcagctccAGCTGCTGCGCTGTAAGCGCGCCACCTGTATGtaggaaatgagaaaaaaaaagaaaagaagagacaaGGGCATTTAAACAGCATTGTTGCTATAATTAACATTAACCATAGCtgtaaattacaacattttcacTACTGTCagaatttttctgtatttttacagtaattgaCAGTGTTAGAGCAGAGCAGTTGATTATCATTACAATTAATCAATAAATGTAGTTTataaaagcaaattatatatacatatttaaaatGGGGATAATTTGCTAACTGGACACtagaataaatcagaaatatgtgttcatgaTAAGTTATTGCTGCTCTGTTGCCATGTATTAGGAATCTTGTGGCAGTGTAGTAGTTTCATATCTCCTGTGCCACATTATCCCTAATTATTGGGTCACAGCTGGGTTTGATTGTGATTTGTGATCCTAAACAGGTTTTAAAATCTCTCCTTACAGTGCGCTGCCAGATTTTACTCATCGTACGACAAATCCGTTGTTCTTCCTCCCTCCAGTTTCCCACGAGACCTGCCTCCTGGACCAGGTGCTGGAGCTGATTATGAACGAGAAGCCCCCCACCAGCGCCAGCCTTTTCCTGAACGAGGACGCCGACAAGCCGCCGCTGCCGGACCGAGGAGACCTGAGGAGACGCCTCTGCCGGGCGATGGAGAGGAGAGCcagcagcatgaaggagaggATGAGCTCCGTGAGCAGGGACAGCGTCAGGTCTTTCCTCAGGAGGAACCTGTTTGTTCTGTTCACGGTGGCCGCCGTCGCCCTGGGTGAGATTTAACACGGTTTATCTGCAGCAGCATCACTTCATTccacatgttttatttctgtttttgtatgtATCTTCCTCCAGGTGTAATCCTGGGCTTCGCTCTTCGCCCCTACAACCTGTCGCTGAGGGAGATTAAATACTTTGCTTTCCCTGGAGAGCTGCTGATGAGAATGTTGCAGATGTTGGTGCTGCCGCTGATCATCTCCAGTCTGGTCACAGGTCGGTTTATTACAGCAACAATCACATTAATGCTCCCAGCAGGGTTTTGCAGATTACTGGTCAAACACCACAAAGTAAAAATGGAATACTTTTAACTTTAAACAGCttttaatttactgtaattttttccctgttttgttatttaattaaagatttaaaacatagatttttgatgtggacattatttacagttcttacctgtttttatttacaattaacatataaattaagacttttctgtgattttactagctattatcacatttttaataattaccatttaattcagcaaaaacttttattttacagatttttaccgtcatttgaaagaaaaattgttTTGCAATAAAAGAGTTGAAAAATTCTTCAGAATTTTTAAGCTGTGATATTAcaaatttttctattttttttaaattccatcaaataactagtaaaatcccagaaaaaatatatttcacatgtaaagcctttaaaaaaattttttgttattctacaatgtttaaatgtaaatttacacattttttactgtatttaaaacagctaaaagaatccttattttacagattattaccgtcttttaaaagaaaaaatatgttgcaAAATAGGATTGAACATTCCAATATAATTTTAAAGCTGTAAACCcacagattttctctgttttgttacaATTTTTGTTATTACAAATATTATCCAgtgaaaatacataaaatgtattaatttgcatgtagactgtaaataaaaattGCAAACTGTAAATagtgtccacatcaaaaatctgtattttttaacaagaagtcatttgtttatttacaacATGTGAGCATATCAATGAACAGTGAAATCTACAGTTTTACTGCAtataaatcagctaaaaatataattattttacaaatatctgCCATTAATTTCGCCGTTTTTTTGTAATTCACCATTTTGTAAACATATTTCTGCCacttttgctgccagattttcagggtttttattttacagatttaaaatattaatttatttatcgttaatgtatttattattaatgtatctatgattaaatatataaatacatttatttttaaattagtttttcacAGTATAAGatcattattattttgtaaTCTGTTAAAACAATGTTTGCTCAATTTGAGCCCCTCCTGAGAGTTAAGTTATCAACAAATGCAGCTGCATGCAAAGATTCCTGTATAATTTTGTGACGTCTTGGAGGtctaaatgaaaatcaaagtgaaCGTAGAactcatttaatatttagtctTTCGGTGTAAATAAGATTCATAACGAAGCGTAACTTTGCAGTAAACACACCGAGCTTCTCAATGAATCCTCTCCTCTCAGGTATCTCCTCCTTGGACAGTAAAGCTTCAGGTAAGATGGGCGTCCGTGCGGTCGTCTACTATATGGTGACCACGCTGGTCGCTGTGTTCATCGGCAtcgtcatcgtcatcatcatccgGCCGGGGAAAGGCAGCAGGGACAGTCCTGTGGCCAAAACTGGAAACATCGAGCCGGTTCAGGCTGCTGATGCTTTTCTGGATCTCATCAGGTAAAACCTCATACTGCAGTGTGTTAACATACATCACAATTCACAGTTAAAATATATGCCTGATAATTAGGAAATACAGAGAATTCAATAAAAATACGAAGCTGCAGCCAGTAAACAACAATGGTAAAATGATAGATAGATAACATAACagatacatatatacataaataatatatatataaatacataacaaaTCAcatataattataattataattttGCACCTCTACTTTTGAATGTGTTTATTACTGAGATTGAGGCTAGCTGTTTCCCATAGTTTCCATTATTtgtgctaagctacgctaactGGCTGCAGCTACAAACTCAGGTGACATAAGAGTGACCTGAATGTTTGCATGTAAATAAATGCAAGAAACAGAATAACACTAATTTGCCCAAAACTGGACTATTTTGGAAAGTTTATGAGACACTCACACAACAGAAAATAGCAGGAAatgatctctgtgtgatgatTTTTGATTAACAAAACCTGCTGTgacttgtttcatttttattccagGAACATGTTTCCCCCCAATCTGGTAGAAGCCTGTTTCAAGCAGGTAAGGGCTCACCCCtccatttcatgtcatatttgaggacatttttcaaatttcatATCATAACCTTCATCACTTATTACCAAATCTGACCTACTTACTTACTAATTCACCACAATGACAACTcattgccaacaaaacagcatttaaagaCGTCATTTTCATGTCACGGTTGCtatgaaatcacatttattgcTTCATTACTGgcttcaaaaacacaacaagggGATTACTTTCTGTGTCTCTTGCAGTATAGAACCGTGTACAAGAAGATTGTTCACACGAGGAACGTGACAGTGACCCTGAATCTCACTGAATCTCTCAACATGACCGAGTCTAACCTGAACCTCAGCAGGGTGCTGCACACCATACAGGTGGGTGGAAAATTTGTAACTGTGCACACATTTTTAAGTTAAAGAACCCATGGTATGCACATttacaaggtttttttttattttggtgatATGTTTACATGCTGTAATGTTGAAAAAACACAATGTTTTTGGCATTCTGTACTTTGCTGTTGTGAGAAACGCTTCGTTTTAGTCTTCCTGAAGAGCaaagtctgctctgattggtcaccAAAATAATGTTACCATCAATTTAAATCCATGAGTATAGGCAGAGAGCCCTCTACCAAGGAAATATTACCTTGAAAATGAGCATTTTGTAGCCAGCATGAACAAGAAAACATAATGTGTTCTGTGATTTGTCCAATGCAGGAGACGGTGGAGGAGACGGTGGAGGAGACGGTTCCGGTGTCGGGCTCCTCGTCTGGAGTGAACGCTCTGGGTCTG
This region of Acanthochromis polyacanthus isolate Apoly-LR-REF ecotype Palm Island chromosome 4, KAUST_Apoly_ChrSc, whole genome shotgun sequence genomic DNA includes:
- the slc1a6 gene encoding excitatory amino acid transporter 4 isoform X1 — its product is MRAELRRPVIAPLSSRRSDKQSRSSGSTSSDCLTQTVVTMSVSHETCLLDQVLELIMNEKPPTSASLFLNEDADKPPLPDRGDLRRRLCRAMERRASSMKERMSSVSRDSVRSFLRRNLFVLFTVAAVALGVILGFALRPYNLSLREIKYFAFPGELLMRMLQMLVLPLIISSLVTGISSLDSKASGKMGVRAVVYYMVTTLVAVFIGIVIVIIIRPGKGSRDSPVAKTGNIEPVQAADAFLDLIRNMFPPNLVEACFKQYRTVYKKIVHTRNVTVTLNLTESLNMTESNLNLSRVLHTIQETVEETVEETVPVSGSSSGVNALGLVVFSMCFGLVIGNMKQQGQALRDFFDCLNEAIMRLVAVIIWYAPVGILFLIAGKIVEMKDLAEVGGQLAMYTVSVIVGLLIHGLFVLPLLYFLVTRRNPYSFISGLLQALITALGTSSSSATLPITFRCLEENNHVDKRVTRFVLPVGATINMDGTALYEAVAAIFIAQVNDMDLNFGQILTISITATAASIGAAGIPQAGLVTMVIVLTSVGLPTEDITLIIAVDWFLDRLRTTTNVLGDSLGAGIVEHLSRGELQNQDAEVRNSVIEENEKPYQLICQDNDVVNHLNSETTM
- the slc1a6 gene encoding excitatory amino acid transporter 4 isoform X3; this translates as MQCCSLRLFAEGGSEETLQPGQIRRSETNSHVLLTQHRQPKHVSHETCLLDQVLELIMNEKPPTSASLFLNEDADKPPLPDRGDLRRRLCRAMERRASSMKERMSSVSRDSVRSFLRRNLFVLFTVAAVALGVILGFALRPYNLSLREIKYFAFPGELLMRMLQMLVLPLIISSLVTGISSLDSKASGKMGVRAVVYYMVTTLVAVFIGIVIVIIIRPGKGSRDSPVAKTGNIEPVQAADAFLDLIRNMFPPNLVEACFKQYRTVYKKIVHTRNVTVTLNLTESLNMTESNLNLSRVLHTIQETVEETVEETVPVSGSSSGVNALGLVVFSMCFGLVIGNMKQQGQALRDFFDCLNEAIMRLVAVIIWYAPVGILFLIAGKIVEMKDLAEVGGQLAMYTVSVIVGLLIHGLFVLPLLYFLVTRRNPYSFISGLLQALITALGTSSSSATLPITFRCLEENNHVDKRVTRFVLPVGATINMDGTALYEAVAAIFIAQVNDMDLNFGQILTISITATAASIGAAGIPQAGLVTMVIVLTSVGLPTEDITLIIAVDWFLDRLRTTTNVLGDSLGAGIVEHLSRGELQNQDAEVRNSVIEENEKPYQLICQDNDVVNHLNSETTM
- the slc1a6 gene encoding excitatory amino acid transporter 4 isoform X2, whose protein sequence is MRAELRRPVIAPLSSRRSDKQSRSSGSTSSDCLTQTVVTMSVSHETCLLDQVLELIMNEKPPTSASLFLNEDADKPPLPDRGDLRRRLCRAMERRASSMKERMSSVSRDSVRSFLRRNLFVLFTVAAVALGVILGFALRPYNLSLREIKYFAFPGELLMRMLQMLVLPLIISSLVTGISSLDSKASGKMGVRAVVYYMVTTLVAVFIGIVIVIIIRPGKGSRDSPVAKTGNIEPVQAADAFLDLIRNMFPPNLVEACFKQYRTVYKKIVHTRNVTVTLNLTESLNMTESNLNLSRVLHTIQETVEETVPVSGSSSGVNALGLVVFSMCFGLVIGNMKQQGQALRDFFDCLNEAIMRLVAVIIWYAPVGILFLIAGKIVEMKDLAEVGGQLAMYTVSVIVGLLIHGLFVLPLLYFLVTRRNPYSFISGLLQALITALGTSSSSATLPITFRCLEENNHVDKRVTRFVLPVGATINMDGTALYEAVAAIFIAQVNDMDLNFGQILTISITATAASIGAAGIPQAGLVTMVIVLTSVGLPTEDITLIIAVDWFLDRLRTTTNVLGDSLGAGIVEHLSRGELQNQDAEVRNSVIEENEKPYQLICQDNDVVNHLNSETTM